The Candidatus Acidiferrales bacterium genome has a window encoding:
- a CDS encoding peptidylprolyl isomerase, which yields MKRWLREPLVHFLLIGLLLFAVYTVLNPGQERSLNRIVLTEDDLRQLQIAFTAQWQRPPTPEELAGLINSRVREEILYREALALGLDKEDTIVKRRMAQKMDFLAEDLSDLREPTTEELRAWFEKNSKRFALPARATFRHLYFSPDRRGEHARADAFRTLNKLVGKPEDSTAAAALADPFMFQDYYGDRTPEQLAKEFGPNFAQSMFQLKPGSWQGPIESGYGWHLVWVDSITPSRVPQFEEVVQDVKSKWIEEQRAETKRKMFEAMRMRYEVVLPKPTAKEVPSTNLPTAKEAP from the coding sequence ATGAAACGCTGGTTGCGCGAGCCGCTGGTGCATTTTCTTCTGATCGGGCTGCTGCTATTCGCCGTTTACACTGTATTGAATCCCGGTCAGGAACGGAGTCTCAACCGAATCGTGCTGACCGAGGATGACCTCCGCCAACTGCAAATAGCCTTTACTGCACAATGGCAGCGTCCCCCCACTCCAGAGGAACTGGCCGGGCTCATCAACAGTAGAGTCCGCGAGGAGATTCTTTACCGTGAGGCGCTGGCGCTAGGCCTAGACAAAGAGGATACCATCGTCAAGCGCCGCATGGCGCAGAAGATGGATTTCCTCGCCGAAGATTTGTCAGACCTGCGCGAGCCCACGACCGAAGAACTCAGGGCCTGGTTCGAGAAGAACTCCAAGCGATTTGCGCTGCCCGCACGCGCCACGTTCCGCCACCTTTACTTCTCTCCCGACCGCCGAGGAGAGCACGCACGCGCCGACGCTTTTCGTACGCTCAATAAACTCGTCGGCAAACCCGAAGACTCGACGGCTGCGGCTGCTCTCGCCGATCCCTTCATGTTTCAGGATTATTACGGTGATCGCACGCCAGAGCAGTTGGCTAAAGAGTTTGGTCCAAACTTTGCCCAGTCTATGTTTCAACTGAAGCCCGGTTCGTGGCAGGGCCCAATCGAGTCTGGGTACGGCTGGCACCTGGTCTGGGTTGACTCGATTACACCAAGCCGTGTACCACAGTTCGAGGAGGTAGTGCAGGATGTCAAGTCCAAATGGATAGAGGAACAGCGCGCCGAGACGAAGCGCAAGATGTTTGAAGCGATGAGAATGCGCTATGAGGTTGTACTTCCCAAACCAACTGCGAAAGAGGTCCCGAGCACGAACCTGCCCACAGCCAAGGAGGCACCATGA